One stretch of Acidobacteriota bacterium DNA includes these proteins:
- the msrB gene encoding peptide-methionine (R)-S-oxide reductase MsrB — translation MRGETFPVTKSDEEWRRILSPEQYAVLRGHGTERPGSCALLHEHRPGTFKCAGCGQPLFVNDRKFESGTGWPSFFGPIDGALGSTIDRSHGMAREEVHCSRCGGHLGHVFPDGPPPTGLRYCINGVALTFEASEAG, via the coding sequence ATGCGAGGCGAGACGTTTCCCGTGACGAAGAGCGATGAGGAGTGGCGCCGGATCCTGTCGCCGGAGCAGTATGCCGTGCTCCGCGGGCACGGGACGGAACGGCCGGGCTCGTGCGCGCTGCTGCACGAGCACCGCCCCGGCACGTTCAAGTGTGCCGGGTGCGGACAGCCCCTGTTCGTCAACGATCGCAAGTTCGAGAGCGGGACGGGATGGCCGAGCTTCTTCGGGCCGATCGACGGTGCCCTCGGCTCCACGATCGATCGCAGCCACGGGATGGCGCGCGAAGAAGTGCACTGCAGCCGATGCGGCGGGCATCTCGGCCACGTGTTTCCCGACGGCCCGCCGCCGACGGGCCTCCGCTACTGCATCAACGGAGTGGCACTGACGTTCGAAGCGAGCGAGGCGGGGTAG